A section of the Stenotrophomonas sp. 364 genome encodes:
- a CDS encoding DegQ family serine endoprotease: protein MTPRMRSQAMTLLALTLPLMACAQAPAPAAPVAAAPAAAPRAPAPQLVSGLPDFTHLVEQVGPGVVNVETTIVRSNRQARGMGPGGGDEMPEFFRRFFGPDFQMPGQGPGGQDDSPRIQGRGMGSGFIISADGYVLTNYHVVADASEVKVKLGDRREFTAKVIGSDQQYDVALLKIDGKNLPTVRVGDSNTLKPGQWVVAIGSPFGLDHSVTAGVVSAVGRSTGGADQRYVPFIQTDVAINQGNSGGPLLNTRGEVVGINSQIFSASGGYMGISFAIPIDLAMGAVEQIKKTGRVSRGQLGAAVGPIDGLKAQGLGLSDSRGALVNEVVPGSAALKAGVEPGDVIRSVNGSPINTFSDLPPLIGALPPGSKVRLGVVRDGKERDITATLTELAEDAERGPARATAEAAAPQTGSNALLGLEVADLTAAQRKQLGLGAGEGVRVTRVNGASARDAGVSPGMVVLQVGRTPVGSVAALDKALATYKKGDVVMLLVRATGNSAFVAIKAGQ, encoded by the coding sequence ATGACTCCCCGCATGCGTAGCCAGGCCATGACCCTGCTGGCCCTGACCCTGCCATTGATGGCCTGCGCCCAGGCGCCGGCACCCGCCGCTCCCGTGGCCGCCGCCCCCGCCGCTGCCCCGCGCGCGCCCGCGCCGCAGCTGGTCAGCGGCCTGCCGGACTTCACCCACCTGGTCGAACAGGTGGGTCCTGGCGTGGTCAACGTGGAAACCACCATCGTGCGCAGCAACCGCCAGGCCCGCGGCATGGGTCCGGGTGGCGGCGATGAGATGCCCGAATTCTTCCGGCGCTTCTTCGGCCCGGACTTCCAGATGCCGGGGCAGGGCCCCGGCGGCCAGGACGACAGCCCGCGCATCCAGGGCCGCGGCATGGGCTCGGGCTTCATCATTTCCGCCGACGGCTACGTGCTGACCAACTACCACGTGGTCGCCGACGCCAGCGAAGTGAAGGTCAAGCTGGGCGACCGCCGCGAATTCACCGCCAAGGTGATCGGCAGCGACCAGCAGTACGACGTGGCCCTGCTCAAGATCGACGGCAAGAACCTGCCCACCGTGCGCGTGGGCGATTCCAACACGCTCAAGCCGGGTCAGTGGGTGGTCGCGATCGGCTCGCCGTTCGGCCTGGACCACTCGGTCACCGCCGGCGTGGTCAGCGCGGTCGGGCGCAGCACCGGCGGCGCCGACCAGCGCTACGTGCCGTTCATCCAGACCGACGTGGCCATCAACCAGGGCAATTCGGGCGGCCCGCTGCTCAATACCCGCGGTGAAGTGGTCGGCATCAACTCGCAGATCTTCTCCGCCTCCGGCGGCTACATGGGCATCAGCTTCGCCATCCCGATCGACCTGGCCATGGGCGCGGTCGAGCAGATCAAGAAGACCGGCCGGGTCAGCCGCGGCCAGCTGGGCGCCGCCGTGGGGCCGATCGACGGGCTCAAGGCGCAGGGCCTGGGCCTGTCCGACAGCCGCGGCGCACTGGTCAATGAAGTGGTGCCGGGCAGTGCCGCGCTGAAGGCCGGGGTGGAACCGGGCGACGTGATCCGCTCGGTGAACGGCAGCCCCATCAACACCTTCAGCGACCTGCCGCCGCTGATCGGCGCACTGCCGCCGGGCAGCAAGGTCCGCCTGGGCGTGGTCCGCGACGGCAAGGAACGTGACATCACCGCCACCCTGACCGAGTTGGCCGAGGACGCCGAACGCGGCCCGGCCCGAGCCACCGCCGAGGCCGCCGCGCCGCAGACCGGTTCCAACGCCCTGCTGGGGCTGGAGGTGGCCGACCTGACCGCCGCCCAGCGCAAGCAGCTGGGCCTCGGGGCGGGCGAGGGCGTGCGGGTGACCCGCGTCAATGGGGCGTCGGCGCGCGACGCCGGTGTGTCGCCCGGCATGGTGGTCCTGCAGGTCGGGCGTACCCCGGTCGGCAGCGTGGCCGCGCTGGACAAGGCGCTGGCCACCTACAAGAAGGGCGATGTGGTCATGCTGCTGGTCCGGGCCACGGGCAACAGCGCCTTCGTGGCGATCAAGGCCGGGCAGTAG
- a CDS encoding pirin family protein: MTTIIAPRVHDIGGLQVRRAVPTLQARSVGPFVFVDQMGPAVLAPGTGIDVRPHPHIGLATVTFLWSGAIGHRDTLGSDQVIRPGDVNWMTAGRGIAHSERTPPPEREHDHPIHGMQTWVALPKSFEETDPGFFHHAAATLPQQRRDGAWLRVIAGRAYGEESPVKVFADTLNVAIDLDPGAEIDLDTGHVERALYILEGDAQLDGVDLPAQHLVIPELNARGRLRAKTPVKAMLLGGEPLDGPRHLWWNFVSSSTERIEQAKHDWDAGRFGTIPGDDKEFIPLPTP; this comes from the coding sequence ATGACGACGATCATTGCGCCCCGTGTCCACGATATCGGCGGCCTGCAGGTGCGCCGCGCCGTGCCTACGCTGCAGGCGCGCAGCGTCGGTCCGTTCGTGTTCGTGGACCAGATGGGTCCGGCGGTGCTTGCGCCGGGGACCGGCATCGATGTGCGTCCGCATCCGCACATTGGTTTGGCGACCGTGACATTCCTGTGGTCCGGTGCGATCGGTCACCGCGACACGCTGGGGTCGGACCAGGTGATCCGCCCCGGTGACGTCAACTGGATGACCGCCGGGCGCGGCATCGCGCATTCCGAACGTACCCCGCCGCCCGAGCGTGAGCACGACCACCCCATCCACGGCATGCAGACCTGGGTGGCGCTGCCGAAGAGCTTCGAGGAAACCGATCCCGGGTTCTTCCACCACGCGGCGGCCACCCTGCCCCAGCAGCGCCGCGACGGTGCCTGGCTGCGGGTGATCGCCGGGCGTGCGTATGGCGAAGAATCGCCGGTGAAGGTGTTCGCGGACACGTTGAATGTGGCGATCGATCTGGATCCGGGTGCGGAAATCGACCTGGATACCGGCCATGTCGAGCGCGCCCTGTACATCCTCGAAGGCGACGCGCAGCTGGATGGCGTGGATCTGCCCGCGCAGCATCTGGTGATTCCGGAACTCAATGCGCGCGGTCGGCTGCGCGCCAAGACGCCGGTCAAGGCGATGCTGCTGGGGGGCGAACCGCTGGATGGGCCGCGCCACCTGTGGTGGAACTTCGTGTCCAGCTCCACCGAGCGCATCGAGCAGGCCAAGCACGACTGGGACGCCGGGCGCTTCGGCACGATTCCCGGCGACGACAAGGAATTCATTCCGCTGCCTACGCCGTGA
- the aqpZ gene encoding aquaporin Z, with amino-acid sequence MSMGKRLAAEFLGTFWLVLGGCGSAVLAAKFGGDGNPLGIGFVGVALAFGLTVLTGAYAFGHVSGAHFNPAVSLGLWAGGRFPARDLLPYIVAQVLGGILAGFILLQIASGAPGFAIDGSQAGAFASNGYGTLSPGGYSVAAAFLCEVVLTAFFLVVIMGSTHGNAPAGFAPIAIGLALTLIHLISIPVTNTSVNPARSTAVAVFAGSGALSQLWLFWLAPLLGGLIGGIAYKWIGTEPR; translated from the coding sequence ATGAGCATGGGCAAACGTCTGGCCGCGGAGTTTCTCGGCACGTTCTGGTTGGTTCTGGGGGGCTGCGGCAGCGCGGTGCTGGCGGCCAAGTTCGGCGGTGATGGCAACCCGCTTGGCATCGGTTTCGTGGGCGTGGCGCTGGCCTTCGGGCTGACCGTGCTCACCGGTGCGTATGCCTTCGGCCACGTTTCCGGTGCGCACTTCAATCCCGCCGTCAGCCTGGGGCTGTGGGCCGGCGGTCGTTTCCCCGCGCGCGACCTGCTGCCCTATATCGTGGCCCAGGTGCTGGGCGGCATCCTGGCCGGTTTCATCCTGCTGCAGATCGCCTCGGGTGCCCCGGGCTTCGCCATCGACGGCAGCCAGGCCGGTGCATTCGCCAGCAATGGCTACGGCACCCTGTCCCCGGGTGGCTACAGCGTGGCCGCAGCGTTCCTGTGCGAAGTGGTCCTCACCGCGTTCTTCCTGGTGGTCATCATGGGTTCGACCCACGGCAACGCCCCGGCCGGGTTCGCGCCGATCGCCATCGGGCTGGCGCTCACCCTGATCCACCTGATCAGCATTCCGGTGACCAATACCTCGGTGAACCCGGCGCGCTCCACGGCGGTGGCAGTGTTTGCCGGCAGCGGCGCACTCAGCCAGCTGTGGCTGTTCTGGCTGGCCCCGCTCCTGGGCGGCCTGATTGGCGGCATTGCCTACAAGTGGATCGGCACCGAGCCGCGCTGA
- the rpoE gene encoding RNA polymerase sigma factor RpoE: protein MAEVETPQELDLELVRRVQRGESAAFDVLVRKYQHRIVALIGRYIADWSECQDVAQDTFVRAYRAIGSFRGDAQFYTWLHRIAVNTAKNHLAAHNRRPPTDDIDIGDAERFDSGTRLRDTDTPERELMRQELEQTVMKAVAALPEELRSAITLREVDGLSYEDIAQKMGCPIGTVRSRIFRAREAIDTELRPLLDIGSATREKSRV, encoded by the coding sequence ATGGCCGAGGTTGAAACACCACAGGAGCTGGACCTGGAGCTGGTCCGGCGCGTGCAGCGCGGCGAGAGTGCGGCGTTCGATGTCCTGGTGCGCAAGTACCAGCATCGGATCGTGGCACTGATCGGGCGCTACATCGCCGACTGGAGTGAATGTCAGGACGTCGCACAGGACACGTTCGTCCGCGCGTACCGCGCGATCGGCAGTTTCCGGGGCGACGCCCAGTTCTATACCTGGTTGCACCGGATAGCCGTGAACACTGCCAAGAACCACCTTGCCGCCCACAACCGCCGCCCGCCCACCGATGACATCGACATCGGTGACGCCGAGCGGTTCGACAGCGGCACCCGCCTGCGCGACACCGACACTCCCGAGCGCGAGTTGATGCGCCAGGAGCTGGAGCAGACGGTGATGAAGGCGGTGGCGGCGTTGCCGGAAGAGCTGCGATCAGCCATCACCCTGCGCGAGGTGGACGGGCTGAGTTACGAAGATATCGCGCAGAAGATGGGGTGCCCGATCGGCACCGTGCGGTCGCGGATCTTCCGCGCCCGCGAGGCGATCGACACTGAACTTCGGCCGCTGCTGGATATCGGCAGCGCCACCCGCGAGAAGAGCCGCGTATGA
- a CDS encoding sigma-E factor negative regulatory protein, producing MSEHMPIPGTTGTAPDKIDTHNRQQLSALIDGALSPDEARFMLRRLEHDEALAGCHERWQLLGDVLRGQACAPAPMDFAARVRGAVAAEPAPLAPVAPVERNRERRGGWRRWGGGAALAASVAAVAMFMTREQLPSETPLDAPATTIIASQAELPPSAPAAVPAAVDAAVAVAAVPAAAVAAASRRQDVAAVRRASATRTQQAARSAGERSAEPQRAVASQAVPVPVLPAATARALPFGDVAALQAKPWPRSTLAPAAGGALNASFSTQEPQAAFYPFEPRLQEVDPAAPAPRRHRD from the coding sequence ATGAGCGAACACATGCCAATCCCTGGAACCACCGGCACCGCGCCGGACAAGATCGACACGCACAACCGCCAGCAGCTGTCGGCGCTGATTGATGGCGCGCTGTCGCCCGACGAGGCGCGCTTCATGCTGCGCCGCCTGGAGCACGATGAGGCGCTGGCCGGTTGCCACGAGCGCTGGCAGTTGCTGGGCGACGTGCTGCGCGGCCAGGCCTGCGCACCGGCCCCGATGGATTTCGCCGCGCGCGTGCGCGGTGCGGTCGCCGCCGAACCAGCGCCACTGGCACCGGTGGCGCCGGTCGAACGCAACCGCGAACGTCGCGGGGGCTGGCGTCGGTGGGGCGGTGGCGCCGCGCTGGCCGCCTCGGTTGCGGCGGTGGCGATGTTCATGACCCGCGAACAGCTGCCCAGCGAGACGCCGCTGGACGCGCCCGCCACCACCATCATCGCCAGCCAGGCCGAGTTGCCGCCGAGCGCCCCGGCCGCCGTGCCGGCGGCGGTGGACGCGGCCGTCGCCGTGGCCGCCGTCCCGGCGGCGGCAGTGGCGGCCGCCAGCCGTCGCCAGGACGTGGCCGCCGTGCGCCGCGCCAGTGCCACCCGTACCCAGCAGGCCGCGCGCAGCGCCGGCGAACGCAGCGCCGAGCCGCAGCGTGCCGTGGCCAGCCAGGCCGTGCCGGTGCCGGTGTTGCCCGCCGCCACTGCCCGTGCCCTGCCGTTCGGCGACGTCGCCGCGCTGCAGGCCAAGCCGTGGCCGCGCTCGACCCTGGCCCCGGCGGCCGGCGGGGCGCTCAACGCCAGCTTCTCCACGCAGGAGCCGCAGGCCGCGTTCTACCCGTTCGAGCCGCGCCTGCAGGAGGTCGATCCGGCCGCTCCCGCCCCGCGCCGGCATCGCGACTGA
- a CDS encoding 3-hydroxyacyl-CoA dehydrogenase NAD-binding domain-containing protein gives MLSGFDGLRFAHWHPQIRDDGVVVLSLDRHDSSVNAMSQDVLLELGDLIERIAMDPPKAVVIQSIKAAGFIAGADLKEFQEFDRRGTVNDAIRRGQSTYQKLAELPCPTVAAIHGHCLGGGTELALACRYRVASNDPSTRIGLPETQLGIFPGWGGSSRLPQLVGAPAAMDMMLTGRNLSASAARSIGLVDKVVAPAVLLDTAVALGLSGTTRPFKQRATAWATNTWLARRLLAPQMAKQVARKAKKDHYPAPYALINTWARTGGSPIQTRLDAERRAVVKLAGTPTARNLIRIFFLTERLKALGGKDHGISHVHVVGAGVMGGDIAAWSAYKGFNVTLQDREQRFIDPALERAQALFAKKVKDESKRPAVAARLKADLAGEGVALADLVIEAIIEDADAKRSLYQTLEPKMKAGALLTTNTSSIPLLELRDHIEHPAQFAGLHYFNPVAQMPLVEIIHHDGMAPETERRLAAFCKALGKFPVPVAGTPGFLVNRVLFPYMLEAATAYAEGIPGPVIDKAAVKFGMPMGPIELLDTVGLDVAAGVGKELAPFLGLQIPAALQTVEPGKRGKKDGQGIYTWENGRAQKPDVPANVEVPADLEDRLILPLLNEAVACLHDGVVADADLLDAGVIFGTGFAPFRGGPIQYIRATGADALVERLKALQQRHGDRFAPRPGWDAAVLREPVM, from the coding sequence ATGCTCTCAGGCTTCGATGGGCTCCGCTTCGCACATTGGCACCCGCAGATCCGTGATGATGGTGTGGTGGTGCTCAGCCTCGACCGCCACGACAGCAGCGTCAACGCGATGTCCCAGGACGTGCTGCTGGAACTGGGCGACCTGATCGAACGCATCGCCATGGACCCGCCGAAGGCGGTGGTGATCCAGTCGATCAAGGCGGCCGGCTTCATCGCCGGTGCCGACCTGAAGGAATTCCAGGAATTCGATCGCCGCGGCACCGTCAATGACGCGATCCGCCGCGGCCAGAGCACCTACCAGAAGCTGGCCGAGCTGCCCTGCCCGACCGTCGCGGCGATCCACGGCCATTGCCTGGGCGGCGGCACCGAGCTGGCGCTGGCCTGCCGCTACCGCGTGGCCTCCAACGATCCGTCCACCCGGATCGGCCTGCCGGAAACCCAGCTGGGCATCTTCCCCGGCTGGGGCGGCAGTTCGCGCCTGCCGCAGCTGGTGGGCGCGCCGGCGGCGATGGACATGATGCTGACCGGTCGCAACCTGTCGGCATCGGCCGCGCGCAGCATCGGCCTGGTCGACAAGGTCGTGGCGCCCGCGGTGCTGCTGGATACCGCTGTGGCACTGGGCCTGTCGGGCACCACCCGCCCGTTCAAGCAGCGCGCGACCGCATGGGCCACCAACACCTGGCTGGCGCGCAGGCTGCTGGCCCCGCAGATGGCCAAGCAGGTGGCGCGCAAGGCGAAGAAGGACCATTACCCGGCGCCGTACGCGCTGATCAACACCTGGGCGCGCACCGGCGGCAGCCCGATCCAGACCCGCCTGGACGCCGAACGCCGTGCGGTGGTGAAGCTGGCCGGCACCCCGACCGCGCGCAACCTGATCCGAATCTTCTTCCTGACCGAACGCCTGAAGGCGCTGGGTGGCAAGGACCATGGCATCAGCCATGTGCACGTGGTGGGCGCCGGGGTGATGGGCGGCGATATCGCGGCGTGGTCGGCCTACAAGGGCTTCAACGTGACGCTGCAGGACCGTGAGCAGCGCTTCATCGACCCGGCACTGGAACGCGCGCAGGCGCTGTTCGCCAAGAAGGTGAAGGACGAGAGCAAGCGTCCGGCGGTGGCCGCGCGCCTGAAGGCCGACCTGGCCGGTGAAGGCGTGGCGCTGGCCGACCTGGTGATCGAGGCGATCATCGAAGATGCCGACGCCAAGCGTTCGCTGTACCAGACGCTGGAGCCGAAGATGAAGGCCGGTGCGCTGCTGACCACCAACACGTCATCGATTCCGCTGCTTGAGCTGCGCGACCACATCGAGCACCCGGCGCAGTTCGCCGGCCTGCACTATTTCAACCCGGTGGCGCAGATGCCGCTGGTGGAGATCATCCACCACGACGGCATGGCGCCGGAGACCGAGCGCCGGCTGGCGGCGTTCTGCAAGGCGCTGGGCAAGTTCCCGGTGCCGGTGGCGGGCACGCCGGGGTTCCTGGTGAACCGCGTGCTGTTCCCGTACATGCTGGAAGCGGCCACGGCGTATGCCGAAGGCATTCCCGGCCCGGTGATCGACAAGGCGGCGGTGAAGTTCGGCATGCCGATGGGCCCGATCGAACTGCTGGATACGGTGGGGCTGGACGTGGCCGCAGGCGTCGGCAAGGAGCTGGCGCCGTTCCTGGGCCTGCAGATTCCGGCGGCGTTGCAGACGGTGGAACCGGGCAAGCGCGGCAAGAAGGATGGCCAGGGCATCTATACGTGGGAAAACGGGCGGGCGCAGAAGCCGGACGTGCCGGCCAACGTGGAGGTGCCTGCGGATCTGGAAGACCGTCTGATTCTGCCGCTGCTCAACGAGGCGGTGGCGTGCCTGCACGATGGGGTGGTGGCCGATGCGGACCTGCTGGATGCGGGGGTGATCTTCGGTACCGGGTTCGCGCCGTTCCGCGGCGGTCCGATCCAGTACATCCGGGCGACCGGTGCCGATGCGCTGGTGGAGCGTTTGAAGGCGCTGCAGCAGCGGCACGGTGATCGCTTCGCGCCGCGCCCGGGTTGGGATGCGGCGGTGTTGCGTGAGCCGGTGATGTAA
- the lepA gene encoding translation elongation factor 4, whose product MRFIRNFSIIAHVDHGKSTLADRIIQLCGGLQAREMEAQVLDSNPIERERGITIKAQSVSLPYVAKDGQTYHLNFIDTPGHVDFSYEVSRSLAACEGALLVVDAAQGVEAQSVANCYTAVEQGLEVVPVINKIDLPTADIERAKAEIEAVIGIDATDAVPVSAKTGLNVVDVLEAIVHRIPPPVPRDTDKLQALIIDSWFDNYLGVVSLVRVMQGQIKAGDKLQVMSTGRTHQVDNVGVFTPKRKVLPALRAGEVGWVTASIKDVHGAPVGDTLTLAADPAAKPLPGFQEMQPRVFAGLFPVDAEDYPDLREALDKLRLNDAALRFEPESSEAMGFGFRCGFLGMLHMEIVQERLEREYNLDLISTAPTVVYEVLKTDGTIINMDNPAKLPPVNHVQEIREPIIRANVLTPEEYIGNIIKLCEEKRGSQIGINYLGSQVQISYELPMAEVVLDFFDKLKSVSRGYASLDYHFVRFDAGPFVRVDVLINGDKVDALSLIVHRSHADRRGRELCEKMKELIPRQQFDVAIQAAVGSQIISRTTVKAMRKNVLAKCYGGDVSRKKKLLEKQKEGKKRMKQVGRVEIPQEAFLAVLQMDK is encoded by the coding sequence ATGCGATTCATCCGCAACTTCTCCATCATTGCCCACGTCGACCACGGCAAGTCCACGCTGGCCGATCGCATCATCCAGCTTTGCGGCGGCCTCCAGGCCCGCGAAATGGAGGCGCAGGTGCTCGACTCGAACCCGATCGAGCGCGAGCGCGGCATCACCATCAAGGCCCAGTCGGTCTCCTTGCCCTACGTGGCAAAAGACGGCCAGACCTACCACCTGAACTTCATCGACACCCCCGGGCACGTCGACTTCTCCTATGAAGTCAGCCGCTCGCTGGCCGCCTGCGAAGGCGCGCTGCTGGTGGTCGATGCGGCCCAGGGCGTGGAAGCGCAGTCGGTCGCCAACTGCTACACGGCCGTCGAGCAGGGTCTGGAAGTGGTGCCGGTGATCAACAAGATCGACCTGCCCACCGCCGACATCGAGCGCGCCAAGGCCGAGATCGAAGCCGTCATCGGCATCGACGCCACCGACGCGGTGCCGGTCAGTGCCAAGACCGGCCTGAACGTGGTCGACGTGCTGGAGGCGATCGTGCATCGCATCCCGCCGCCGGTGCCGCGCGATACCGACAAGCTGCAGGCGCTGATCATCGACTCGTGGTTCGACAACTACCTGGGCGTGGTCTCGCTGGTGCGGGTGATGCAGGGCCAGATCAAGGCCGGCGACAAGCTGCAGGTGATGTCCACCGGCCGTACCCACCAGGTCGACAACGTCGGCGTGTTCACCCCCAAGCGCAAGGTGCTGCCGGCGCTGCGGGCCGGTGAAGTGGGCTGGGTGACCGCCAGCATCAAGGACGTGCACGGCGCGCCGGTCGGCGACACCCTGACGCTGGCTGCCGACCCGGCCGCCAAGCCGCTGCCGGGCTTCCAGGAAATGCAGCCGCGCGTGTTCGCCGGTCTGTTCCCGGTCGACGCCGAAGACTACCCGGACCTGCGCGAAGCGCTGGACAAGCTGCGCCTGAACGACGCCGCGCTGCGCTTCGAGCCGGAAAGCTCCGAAGCCATGGGCTTCGGCTTCCGCTGCGGCTTCCTCGGCATGCTGCACATGGAAATCGTGCAGGAGCGGCTGGAGCGCGAATACAACCTGGACCTGATCAGCACCGCGCCGACCGTGGTCTATGAGGTGCTCAAGACCGACGGCACGATCATCAACATGGACAACCCGGCCAAGCTGCCGCCGGTCAACCATGTGCAGGAGATCCGCGAGCCCATCATCCGCGCCAACGTGCTCACCCCCGAGGAGTACATCGGCAACATCATCAAGCTGTGCGAAGAAAAGCGCGGCAGCCAGATCGGCATCAACTACCTGGGCAGCCAGGTGCAGATCAGCTACGAGCTGCCGATGGCCGAAGTGGTGCTGGACTTCTTCGACAAGCTCAAGTCGGTCAGCCGTGGCTATGCCTCGCTGGACTACCACTTCGTGCGTTTCGACGCCGGCCCGTTCGTCCGCGTGGACGTGCTGATCAACGGCGACAAGGTCGACGCCCTGTCGCTGATCGTGCACCGCAGCCATGCCGACCGCCGGGGCCGCGAGCTCTGTGAAAAGATGAAGGAGCTGATCCCGCGCCAGCAGTTCGACGTGGCCATCCAGGCAGCCGTCGGCTCGCAGATCATCTCCCGCACCACGGTCAAGGCGATGCGCAAGAACGTGCTGGCCAAGTGCTATGGTGGCGACGTTTCGCGCAAGAAGAAGCTGTTGGAAAAGCAGAAGGAAGGCAAGAAGCGCATGAAGCAGGTTGGCCGCGTGGAAATCCCGCAGGAAGCCTTCCTGGCCGTGCTGCAGATGGACAAGTAA
- a CDS encoding pirin family protein, whose translation MSSPTPVRVQRTIRGMATSDGAGVRLTRVIGGPSLPDLDPFLLLDEFGTDRAEDYIAGFPSHPHRGFETVTYMLDGRMRHKDNHGNEGLLTPGSVQWMTAGRGLVHSEMPEQESGQMRGFQLWVNLPARDKMTDPKYQEFAPERIPVTAPGDGVQVKVIAGQVGEVSGPIVQPATDPVYLDITLAANARWEYTLPEGHNAFAYVFEGGLTVGQGEDARPVARQELAVLGGGQLLQLQAGAEGARLILVAGRPLREPVMRHGPFVMNTRQELMQAFVDFQEGRF comes from the coding sequence ATGAGCAGCCCCACCCCGGTGCGCGTACAGCGCACGATCCGTGGCATGGCCACCTCCGATGGCGCCGGCGTGCGCCTGACCCGGGTGATCGGCGGCCCCTCGCTGCCCGACCTGGACCCGTTCCTGCTGCTGGATGAATTCGGCACCGACCGTGCCGAGGACTACATCGCCGGCTTCCCCAGCCATCCGCACCGCGGCTTCGAAACCGTCACCTACATGCTCGACGGGCGCATGCGGCACAAGGACAACCACGGCAACGAAGGCCTGCTCACCCCGGGCAGCGTGCAGTGGATGACCGCCGGCCGTGGACTGGTGCATTCGGAGATGCCGGAGCAGGAATCGGGCCAGATGCGCGGCTTCCAGCTGTGGGTGAACCTGCCGGCGCGCGACAAGATGACCGACCCGAAGTACCAGGAATTCGCGCCCGAGCGCATTCCCGTCACCGCGCCCGGCGACGGCGTGCAGGTGAAGGTGATTGCCGGCCAGGTGGGCGAGGTGAGCGGTCCGATCGTGCAGCCGGCCACCGACCCGGTGTACCTGGACATCACCCTGGCCGCGAACGCGCGCTGGGAATACACCTTGCCGGAAGGGCACAACGCGTTCGCCTACGTGTTCGAAGGCGGCTTGACGGTGGGGCAGGGCGAGGATGCCCGTCCGGTGGCGCGCCAGGAACTGGCGGTGCTGGGCGGCGGCCAACTGCTGCAACTGCAGGCCGGCGCCGAGGGCGCGCGCCTGATCCTGGTGGCGGGACGACCGCTGCGCGAGCCGGTGATGCGCCACGGGCCGTTCGTGATGAATACCCGCCAGGAGCTGATGCAGGCCTTCGTGGATTTCCAGGAAGGCCGCTTCTGA